A stretch of Geomonas oryzisoli DNA encodes these proteins:
- a CDS encoding DUF1566 domain-containing protein has protein sequence MRLTTVLLAVVLALPTHAAQAGTIQLPKTGQTRCWDIAGTIIDCAGTGHDGETQLGRDWPSPRFSDNGNGTLTDTMTGLVWLKNANCFGTLAWQQALDAANALASGSCGLTDGSAAGQWRLPNRKELLSISSQNVSDGGAWLNSQGFVNGLHTYYWTSDTDLKYVGERWMVHPVGAAYPESWNLPIGGRLVMPVRNPAQVTLTATTAGGSGDVTSPNPLTVAYGAAATFTAVAAPGYRLDTSAAGTCQPGSFVGNVYDLGVATADCSVNFFFSPLTYLIATSATGSGAITCVPSSAVGYGTDVSCSAAATPDSHLDAVTVDGADQGAAGRNSFTYSFGPITADHTMTAAFAANSYTLTFTTAGNGSLTGKTNQAVGQNGTSSAVGAVAAPGYHFVNWTGDGGFMTTTANPLTIANVTTALTVTAHFAIDTHLVTPASAANGSIAPSLPQTVEYQGVTAFSLVPDTGYRVATATGCGGTLNGATYTTGAVTADCTVTVSFAPLTYAVVTTSSSGGRIDCAPGASVTYNGTVSCTAHADSGYHIVAVSVDGAHMVLSDPTSFTYPFTAVSANHDMQAVFAVNSYDVIFTAGNNGTLTGAAQQSVPHGGSTTAVTAVPATGYHFLGWTGSNTFTSAANPLVVDGVTGSMAFTAGFGIDTHQVTPQAASHGVITPAAVQTVNYGSAASFNLTPDTGYRIVSASGCAGVLNGTTYTTAPVTADCPVSAGFAAIFYPITGTCADDRGTINCTAEAVHGGTASCALAAKAGFHLAFLTDNGSDCLPSVANSSYTIAGITAAHTVAAGFATNSYTIVQVQAAYRSVLGQAQLSDADRGLFDIAPLGGDGRPAPDGVVDVADLIILLRQVVGAVTW, from the coding sequence ATGAGGCTCACGACAGTACTTTTAGCGGTGGTTTTGGCACTGCCGACTCACGCGGCACAGGCCGGAACCATCCAGCTCCCGAAGACCGGACAGACCCGGTGCTGGGACATCGCCGGCACCATCATAGACTGCGCCGGCACAGGGCACGACGGGGAGACCCAGTTGGGCAGGGACTGGCCGTCGCCACGATTCTCGGACAACGGCAACGGCACCCTGACCGACACCATGACCGGCCTGGTGTGGCTCAAGAATGCCAACTGTTTCGGAACGCTCGCCTGGCAACAGGCCCTCGACGCGGCCAACGCCCTTGCCAGCGGCTCGTGCGGCCTTACCGACGGCTCGGCTGCCGGACAGTGGCGGCTGCCCAACCGCAAGGAACTGCTGAGCATCAGCAGCCAGAACGTCTCCGACGGCGGAGCGTGGCTGAACAGCCAGGGGTTCGTGAACGGGCTGCATACCTACTACTGGACCTCGGACACCGACCTGAAATACGTCGGGGAAAGGTGGATGGTCCATCCCGTGGGCGCAGCATACCCGGAAAGCTGGAACCTCCCCATCGGCGGACGGCTGGTGATGCCGGTGCGAAACCCGGCACAGGTCACCCTGACCGCCACCACCGCAGGCGGCAGCGGCGACGTCACCTCCCCCAACCCGCTGACCGTGGCATACGGCGCGGCAGCGACGTTCACCGCCGTGGCCGCCCCAGGTTACCGACTGGATACCAGCGCCGCCGGTACCTGCCAGCCCGGCTCGTTTGTGGGCAACGTCTACGACCTCGGGGTCGCCACCGCCGATTGCTCGGTCAATTTCTTCTTCTCCCCACTGACCTACCTCATCGCCACCTCGGCTACCGGCAGCGGCGCCATCACCTGCGTCCCTTCCTCCGCGGTCGGTTACGGCACGGACGTCTCCTGCAGCGCTGCCGCGACACCGGACAGCCATCTCGATGCCGTGACCGTCGACGGCGCAGACCAGGGTGCCGCCGGCAGGAACAGCTTCACCTATTCCTTCGGACCGATAACCGCAGACCACACCATGACTGCGGCATTCGCCGCGAACAGCTACACCCTCACCTTCACCACGGCAGGTAACGGCAGCCTCACCGGCAAGACCAACCAGGCCGTAGGCCAAAACGGGACCTCCTCGGCGGTCGGTGCCGTAGCCGCACCCGGCTACCATTTCGTGAACTGGACCGGTGACGGCGGCTTCATGACGACGACAGCCAATCCGCTCACCATCGCCAACGTGACGACAGCGCTCACCGTGACGGCCCATTTCGCCATAGATACCCATCTGGTCACCCCCGCCAGCGCGGCCAACGGCAGCATCGCCCCTTCCCTGCCCCAGACGGTCGAGTACCAGGGCGTGACCGCCTTCTCCCTCGTCCCCGACACCGGCTATCGGGTTGCGACGGCAACCGGATGCGGCGGCACGCTCAACGGCGCCACCTACACCACCGGTGCCGTAACCGCGGACTGCACGGTGACCGTCTCTTTCGCACCGCTCACCTATGCCGTCGTCACCACCAGCAGCAGCGGCGGGAGGATCGACTGCGCGCCCGGTGCATCGGTCACCTACAACGGGACCGTTTCCTGTACCGCGCATGCCGACAGCGGCTACCACATCGTCGCTGTCTCGGTCGACGGCGCACACATGGTCCTGAGCGATCCGACCTCGTTCACGTATCCCTTCACGGCGGTGAGCGCCAACCATGACATGCAAGCCGTGTTCGCGGTCAACAGCTACGACGTCATCTTCACCGCCGGGAACAACGGCACCCTTACCGGAGCGGCTCAGCAGAGCGTCCCCCATGGCGGCAGCACCACGGCGGTCACCGCCGTCCCGGCTACGGGGTACCATTTCCTGGGCTGGACCGGGAGCAACACCTTCACCTCGGCAGCCAACCCGCTGGTGGTCGACGGCGTCACCGGCAGCATGGCGTTCACGGCGGGCTTCGGCATCGACACCCACCAGGTGACCCCGCAGGCAGCCAGTCACGGCGTCATCACGCCCGCAGCGGTGCAAACCGTGAACTACGGCTCCGCGGCCAGCTTCAACCTGACCCCCGACACCGGCTATCGCATCGTTTCCGCAAGCGGTTGTGCCGGCGTCCTGAACGGCACGACCTACACCACCGCCCCCGTCACAGCGGACTGCCCGGTCAGCGCCGGCTTCGCCGCCATTTTCTATCCGATAACCGGCACCTGCGCCGACGACAGGGGCACGATCAACTGCACCGCCGAGGCCGTTCACGGCGGGACTGCCAGTTGCGCCCTGGCAGCCAAGGCGGGCTTTCACCTCGCCTTTCTCACCGACAACGGCAGCGACTGCCTCCCGTCGGTGGCCAACAGCAGCTATACCATTGCCGGCATCACCGCCGCCCACACGGTGGCGGCCGGCTTCGCGACCAACAGCTACACCATCGTCCAGGTGCAGGCGGCCTACAGGTCAGTGCTCGGGCAGGCGCAGCTTTCCGACGCCGACCGGGGCCTCTTCGACATCGCCCCCTTGGGAGGTGACGGCAGGCCCGCCCCCGACGGCGTGGTCGACGTCGCCGACCTGATCATCCTGCTGCGGCAGGTGGTGGGGGCGGTGACCTGGTAG
- a CDS encoding DUF1566 domain-containing protein, with amino-acid sequence MLPEPVVKDGLSKRLLALGASLLLLAFPLLRDTYAGVVQLPQTGQKNCYDQAGTQIPCTGTRQDGELQMGLLPPSPRFTDNNDGTVTDNLTGLIWLRHANCYSAKLWTDALTLARNLASGTCDLSDNSAPGDWRLPNILELESLVDISNINPALPTGHPFRNVQTSGYWSSTTNAFHPVRARYVYMPDGAVNGADKATATHFVWPVRGGR; translated from the coding sequence ATGCTACCCGAACCCGTGGTTAAAGATGGTTTGAGCAAGAGGTTGTTGGCTTTGGGGGCGTCTTTGCTGCTCCTGGCATTCCCGCTGCTGCGCGACACCTACGCCGGAGTCGTTCAACTGCCGCAGACAGGGCAGAAAAACTGCTACGACCAGGCCGGCACGCAGATCCCCTGCACCGGGACCAGGCAGGACGGCGAACTCCAGATGGGGCTTCTCCCCCCCTCCCCCCGCTTTACCGACAACAACGACGGCACCGTCACCGACAACCTCACCGGCCTCATCTGGCTCAGGCACGCCAACTGCTATTCGGCCAAGCTCTGGACCGACGCGCTCACTCTGGCCCGAAACCTCGCCTCGGGAACATGCGACCTGTCCGACAACTCCGCTCCCGGCGACTGGCGTCTGCCCAACATCCTGGAGCTGGAGAGCCTGGTGGACATATCCAACATCAACCCCGCGCTCCCGACGGGGCACCCCTTCCGCAACGTCCAGACCAGCGGTTACTGGTCTTCCACCACCAACGCATTCCACCCCGTGCGGGCGCGTTACGTCTACATGCCGGACGGTGCAGTGAACGGCGCCGACAAGGCCACCGCCACCCATTTCGTGTGGCCGGTCCGGGGAGGACGCTGA
- a CDS encoding class I SAM-dependent methyltransferase — translation MIRPASSVIRYARFFRLAKVCTVLDYGAGLLRNALYLTEEGFQVYAAELPEQVKALASHPEAGRLAGILTVGELPRAGLCVDLVVCTFVFNILATRNRRKQCLDNVAGNLRDGGYFLVEVNSRHDDNVPCGSVLQHYYSCDGNAKSYTHIDLDRELAPFGFERICHYYSSHALAALYRLKVLK, via the coding sequence ATGATCAGACCCGCCAGCAGCGTGATCCGTTACGCGCGATTCTTCAGGCTCGCCAAGGTGTGCACGGTGCTCGATTACGGCGCCGGACTTTTGCGTAACGCGCTTTACCTCACCGAGGAAGGGTTCCAGGTTTACGCGGCCGAACTTCCTGAGCAGGTGAAGGCGCTCGCCTCCCATCCGGAGGCGGGCAGGCTGGCCGGGATCCTGACGGTCGGGGAACTGCCGCGGGCCGGGTTGTGCGTGGACCTGGTGGTTTGCACCTTCGTCTTCAATATCCTCGCCACGCGCAACCGGAGAAAACAGTGTCTGGACAACGTGGCGGGCAACCTGCGCGACGGAGGTTATTTCCTCGTTGAAGTTAACAGCAGGCACGACGACAACGTTCCTTGTGGATCGGTGCTGCAGCACTACTACAGCTGTGACGGCAACGCAAAGAGCTATACCCATATCGATCTCGACAGAGAGTTGGCGCCGTTTGGCTTCGAGCGCATCTGTCATTATTACAGCAGTCATGCCTTGGCGGCCTTGTACCGGCTGAAAGTGTTAAAATAA
- a CDS encoding ribbon-helix-helix protein, CopG family, whose translation MEQKQYMTQVKKKPARKKKETREPVLKNVVSLRVSDQEKRLLERLTKATSLNVSDLVREAIGFWLAKGLRKGRIRSTTGRIPVQPLQLAGN comes from the coding sequence ATGGAACAGAAACAATACATGACCCAGGTGAAGAAAAAACCCGCCAGAAAGAAAAAGGAGACCAGGGAGCCGGTACTGAAGAACGTCGTGTCGCTCAGGGTGAGCGACCAGGAGAAGCGACTGCTGGAGCGCCTGACCAAGGCGACCTCGCTCAACGTGTCGGACCTGGTGCGCGAGGCGATCGGCTTCTGGCTCGCCAAGGGGCTCCGCAAGGGACGCATCCGCAGCACCACGGGAAGGATCCCGGTGCAGCCGCTGCAACTGGCCGGTAACTGA
- a CDS encoding zinc ribbon domain-containing protein YjdM → MSTLPKCPSCSSAYTYEDGALYVCPECGHEWPQAAPEEAPADNVVRDAFGNQLQDGDSVTVIKDLKIKGSSLVVKVGTKVRNIRLVDGDHDIDCKIDGIGAMQLKSEYVKKA, encoded by the coding sequence ATGAGCACCCTCCCCAAATGTCCCTCCTGCAGTTCCGCATACACCTACGAAGACGGCGCGCTCTATGTCTGCCCCGAGTGCGGCCACGAGTGGCCCCAGGCGGCGCCGGAGGAAGCGCCGGCCGACAACGTCGTGCGTGACGCGTTCGGCAACCAGCTCCAGGACGGCGATTCCGTCACAGTCATCAAGGATCTGAAGATCAAGGGCTCTTCCCTGGTGGTCAAGGTCGGCACCAAGGTCAGGAACATCCGACTGGTCGACGGCGACCACGACATCGACTGCAAGATCGACGGCATCGGCGCCATGCAGCTGAAGTCGGAGTACGTCAAGAAGGCGTGA
- a CDS encoding Tim44 domain-containing protein: MKRNFAKAFALFAAVLMLSATVLETSAHARAAGGRSIGSRGSRSYSTPGTAYRQSTPYQQPAPSPMGQPQMQQPSAGGGFLRSMAGGIAGGLLGGMLFRGLAGAGGAGYGGGGIGLFEIILLAGIGYMIYRMVRRRRSTTPLQSVSTGYGSQGYDTYQQSVPASYRVEEPVRDDVQTGLSHLRQMDPGFDEARFKDQVMDNFFRIQGGWMNRDLQALSPLLTSEMQGVFREDIERLLREGRVNRLENIAVRSVELAEVWQEAGQDYVTALIYANLLDYTTDERGTVIEGSKTEPVKFEEYWTFTRPVGNNAWRLAAINQRG; encoded by the coding sequence ATGAAACGCAACTTCGCCAAAGCTTTCGCACTCTTCGCCGCAGTCTTGATGCTGAGTGCCACGGTGCTGGAAACCAGCGCCCATGCCCGTGCCGCCGGAGGACGCTCCATCGGCAGCCGCGGCTCCCGCAGCTACTCGACGCCGGGGACCGCGTACCGCCAGTCCACCCCCTACCAGCAGCCGGCGCCCTCACCCATGGGGCAGCCGCAGATGCAACAGCCCTCCGCCGGGGGCGGCTTCCTGCGCAGCATGGCCGGCGGCATCGCGGGCGGCCTCCTGGGAGGCATGCTCTTCAGGGGGCTCGCCGGCGCAGGCGGGGCGGGCTACGGCGGCGGTGGCATCGGGCTCTTCGAAATCATCCTTCTTGCCGGCATCGGCTACATGATCTACCGCATGGTGCGCAGGCGGCGCAGCACCACCCCGCTGCAGAGCGTCTCGACCGGCTACGGCTCGCAGGGGTACGACACCTACCAGCAGAGCGTCCCGGCCTCCTACCGCGTGGAGGAACCGGTCCGGGACGACGTCCAGACCGGGCTGTCGCACCTGCGCCAGATGGACCCCGGTTTCGACGAGGCCCGCTTCAAGGACCAGGTGATGGACAACTTCTTCAGGATCCAGGGGGGATGGATGAACCGCGACCTGCAGGCGCTCTCCCCGCTGCTCACCTCCGAGATGCAGGGGGTGTTCCGCGAGGACATCGAGCGCCTGCTGCGCGAGGGGCGGGTGAACCGGCTGGAGAACATCGCGGTGCGCAGCGTGGAGCTTGCCGAGGTATGGCAGGAAGCGGGGCAGGACTACGTAACCGCCCTCATCTACGCCAACCTGCTCGACTACACCACCGACGAGCGCGGCACGGTCATCGAGGGGAGCAAGACCGAGCCGGTCAAATTCGAGGAATACTGGACCTTCACCAGGCCGGTGGGCAACAACGCCTGGCGCCTGGCTGCGATAAACCAGAGAGGCTGA
- the modA gene encoding molybdate ABC transporter substrate-binding protein encodes MPLFDRLNSKGASSARSIALWAAILLLLAAPGAALSSGNAPASRPNADEPVVAAAADLKFALDEIALAFKRDTGKSVKLIFGSSGTFAAQIRNGAPFQLYLSADEKYVTDLHADGFTRDTGALYALGRIVLIAPSSSSLPVDPTLQGVAARLAKGGIKRFAIANPEHAPYGRCAEEALRKAGLWTRIRSKLVLGENVAQAAQFATCGSAEGGIVALSLAKSPRLAKSATYAVIPTQWHSPLRQRMVLLKNAGPTAHSFYSYLQTPAARAVMRRYGFELPGEVK; translated from the coding sequence ATGCCGCTCTTTGATCGTCTGAACTCCAAAGGCGCTTCAAGCGCCCGCTCCATCGCGCTATGGGCGGCGATACTGCTTCTCCTCGCCGCACCGGGCGCCGCCTTATCTTCCGGCAATGCCCCCGCTTCCCGTCCAAATGCCGACGAGCCCGTCGTCGCCGCTGCAGCCGATCTGAAGTTTGCCCTCGATGAGATCGCCCTCGCCTTCAAGAGGGATACCGGCAAATCCGTCAAGCTCATCTTCGGCTCGTCCGGCACCTTCGCGGCCCAGATCCGCAACGGCGCGCCGTTCCAGCTCTACCTCTCCGCCGACGAGAAATACGTGACCGATCTTCACGCCGACGGTTTCACCCGCGATACCGGCGCCCTCTACGCCCTCGGGCGCATCGTCCTGATCGCCCCGTCCTCGTCCAGTCTCCCGGTCGATCCCACCTTGCAAGGGGTCGCGGCCCGGCTCGCAAAGGGGGGAATCAAACGCTTCGCCATAGCCAACCCTGAACACGCTCCCTACGGCCGGTGCGCCGAGGAGGCGCTGCGCAAGGCGGGGCTCTGGACGCGGATCCGCTCCAAGCTGGTGCTTGGGGAAAACGTCGCGCAGGCTGCCCAGTTCGCCACCTGCGGCTCGGCCGAGGGGGGCATCGTCGCCCTTTCCCTGGCAAAATCGCCACGGTTGGCCAAGTCGGCAACCTACGCCGTCATCCCCACGCAGTGGCACTCGCCGCTGAGGCAGCGCATGGTCCTGTTGAAAAACGCCGGCCCCACCGCGCACTCCTTTTACTCCTACCTGCAGACCCCGGCGGCGCGTGCCGTGATGCGGCGCTACGGCTTCGAGCTTCCCGGCGAGGTGAAATGA
- a CDS encoding winged helix-turn-helix domain-containing protein: MTQNEEQAVPTSRPESRLQVRSKIWLEIDGEPVFGQGRERLLRLVKATGSINAAAKEMGIPYRKAWTYIDAMEKRLGFALVTRLKGGAGGGASSLTPEALALLHKFDLLQAGFNEQVNGKFLELGF, encoded by the coding sequence TTGACGCAGAACGAAGAACAGGCAGTTCCAACGAGCCGTCCGGAATCACGGCTGCAGGTTCGCTCCAAGATCTGGCTGGAGATCGACGGAGAGCCCGTGTTCGGGCAGGGGCGGGAAAGGCTGTTGCGCCTGGTAAAGGCCACCGGCTCCATCAACGCCGCGGCCAAGGAGATGGGAATCCCCTACCGCAAGGCGTGGACCTACATCGACGCCATGGAGAAGAGGCTGGGGTTCGCCCTGGTGACCCGCTTGAAGGGTGGAGCGGGCGGAGGCGCGTCCTCCCTCACTCCCGAAGCCTTGGCGCTTCTGCACAAGTTCGACCTGCTGCAGGCGGGTTTCAACGAACAGGTGAACGGGAAGTTCCTGGAACTGGGATTCTAG
- a CDS encoding response regulator, with translation MALKDVRILIVDDEIFFRQVLRATLEKIGFTVVGEAGDGAEALERYRVLRPHIVIMDIYMPDKNGIDATKDLLALDPNARVLVASASDFDSDTQAALDAGAKGNLMKPFVPKEIYESIRRVLTGT, from the coding sequence ATGGCTTTGAAGGACGTAAGGATACTCATCGTCGACGATGAGATTTTTTTCCGGCAGGTGTTGCGCGCCACGCTGGAGAAGATCGGCTTCACCGTAGTCGGGGAGGCCGGCGATGGTGCCGAGGCCTTGGAGAGATACCGCGTACTACGCCCGCACATCGTGATCATGGACATCTACATGCCCGACAAAAACGGCATCGATGCCACCAAGGACCTGCTGGCCCTGGACCCCAACGCCCGGGTCCTGGTAGCCAGCGCCTCCGATTTCGATAGCGACACCCAGGCCGCCCTCGACGCAGGAGCGAAGGGGAACCTCATGAAGCCCTTCGTTCCCAAGGAGATCTACGAAAGCATCCGCAGGGTGCTCACCGGCACCTAA
- a CDS encoding ABC transporter ATP-binding protein, translating into MTCAGSDFALSVRQAGPISLDAEVSCQGGELLALVGPSGSGKSTLLRAIAGLYRPAQGRIACGDECWFDHEKGINLPPQRRHIGFVPQHYGLFPHMTALHNVMAGLTHLPAQLRREKAAGWLSKVHLSGLEQRRPAELSGGQQQRVALARALAREPAIVLLDEPFSAVDRATRETLYVELAELKRELAPPIIMVTHDLNEALLLADRMTLLTRGQTLQSGHPRQVLARPVSETAARLLGIRNLFDGEVLRHDPAAGLTWLKAGAGEIAGRLVEALPLGSRVRWMVPGSAVRLRARARGDLAAGVNRLSITVKTVLPLGEECRVTALLPGIEDPLHLQVPLRLAQQLSLSPGIPTDAVLGEREIHIFTS; encoded by the coding sequence ATGACCTGCGCAGGTTCTGACTTCGCCCTCAGCGTGCGCCAGGCGGGGCCCATCTCCCTGGACGCCGAGGTTTCCTGCCAGGGGGGCGAGTTGCTGGCGCTGGTCGGGCCATCGGGAAGCGGCAAGTCGACGCTGCTGCGCGCCATCGCGGGGCTGTACCGGCCGGCGCAGGGACGCATCGCCTGCGGCGACGAGTGCTGGTTCGACCACGAAAAAGGGATCAACCTCCCCCCCCAGCGCCGTCACATCGGCTTCGTGCCGCAGCACTACGGGCTCTTTCCCCACATGACCGCGCTGCACAACGTCATGGCCGGCCTCACCCATCTGCCGGCGCAGCTGCGCAGGGAGAAGGCTGCGGGGTGGCTGTCGAAGGTGCATCTGAGCGGCCTGGAGCAGCGCCGGCCGGCGGAGCTCTCCGGCGGCCAGCAGCAACGGGTCGCCCTGGCGCGGGCGCTGGCCCGCGAGCCCGCCATCGTCCTTCTGGACGAGCCCTTTTCCGCCGTGGACCGCGCCACGCGTGAAACCCTCTACGTGGAACTTGCCGAGCTGAAGCGCGAACTGGCGCCCCCCATCATCATGGTCACCCACGACCTCAACGAAGCCCTGCTGCTGGCGGACCGCATGACCCTCCTGACGCGCGGGCAGACGCTGCAAAGCGGCCACCCGCGCCAGGTGCTGGCGCGCCCGGTAAGCGAGACCGCCGCCCGGCTCCTCGGCATCCGCAACCTCTTCGACGGCGAAGTACTGCGTCACGACCCGGCGGCGGGGCTCACCTGGCTGAAAGCCGGTGCCGGTGAAATCGCCGGTAGACTGGTGGAAGCCTTGCCCCTCGGGAGCCGGGTGCGGTGGATGGTGCCCGGAAGCGCCGTGCGCCTGCGCGCGCGGGCCAGGGGGGATCTTGCGGCCGGAGTGAACCGTCTCAGTATCACCGTGAAAACCGTTCTTCCCCTCGGCGAGGAATGCCGGGTCACCGCCCTGCTCCCCGGCATCGAGGACCCGTTGCACCTGCAGGTTCCCCTGCGTCTCGCGCAACAGCTGTCGTTGTCTCCCGGAATTCCGACCGATGCGGTCCTTGGCGAGCGTGAAATCCACATCTTCACATCGTGA
- a CDS encoding molybdopterin molybdotransferase MoeA, whose protein sequence is MISIEEAQRIILGRIEPLQTEKVSCFQGLNRVTTEDHIAPWDIPPADNSAMDGFAFCHAGLVDDTLKVTGFLPAGEVHETPVPPGEAIKIMTGAPLPPGCDAVVPIEDVEDRGELIRLRGPVKAGSHVRRRGEDISRGQVVIGAGSVLRPQEIGMLSAMGNTSVAVHRSARVAILSTGDELLEPGSTPVPGKLINSNSYSLAAQVLDAGGDPLLLGIAADNLEATCEKIKQGLECDLLVISGGVSVGDRDYVKAAIERLGGEVSFWKVDMKPGKPLAFAMLNGTPIFALPGNPVAAMVSFELFVRPCILKATGHRRVFRPRVKATLLDDTANKGGRPHLVRGIVSRNAERYQVTSTGNQSSGRLSSLVLGNALMKLAPETAYAAGTEVEVILLDRGFEMEEMHDAAL, encoded by the coding sequence ATGATCAGCATCGAGGAAGCACAACGCATCATTCTTGGTCGGATCGAGCCATTGCAGACGGAAAAGGTCTCCTGCTTCCAGGGGCTGAACCGGGTGACGACCGAGGACCATATCGCCCCGTGGGACATTCCTCCCGCCGACAACTCGGCCATGGACGGCTTTGCCTTCTGCCATGCCGGACTCGTCGACGACACCCTGAAGGTGACCGGATTCCTGCCGGCGGGGGAAGTGCACGAGACGCCGGTGCCGCCGGGTGAGGCGATCAAGATCATGACCGGCGCCCCCCTCCCCCCCGGGTGCGATGCCGTCGTCCCCATCGAGGACGTGGAGGACCGGGGCGAACTGATCCGGCTGCGCGGTCCGGTCAAGGCGGGGAGCCACGTGCGCAGGCGCGGCGAGGACATCAGCCGCGGCCAGGTCGTGATCGGGGCCGGTTCCGTACTGCGTCCGCAGGAGATCGGCATGCTCTCGGCCATGGGGAACACCTCGGTGGCGGTGCACCGCAGCGCACGCGTCGCCATACTCTCCACCGGCGACGAACTCCTGGAACCCGGCTCCACGCCGGTGCCGGGCAAGCTCATCAACAGCAACAGCTACAGCCTCGCCGCCCAGGTGCTCGACGCGGGGGGTGACCCGCTCCTGTTGGGGATCGCCGCCGACAACCTCGAGGCGACCTGCGAGAAGATCAAGCAGGGCCTGGAGTGCGACCTGCTGGTGATCAGCGGGGGCGTTTCGGTGGGGGACCGGGATTACGTAAAGGCAGCCATCGAGCGGCTCGGGGGCGAGGTCAGCTTCTGGAAGGTCGACATGAAGCCGGGCAAACCGCTCGCGTTCGCCATGCTGAACGGTACTCCGATCTTCGCCCTGCCGGGGAACCCCGTCGCCGCCATGGTCTCTTTCGAGCTCTTCGTGCGCCCCTGCATCCTCAAAGCCACGGGGCACCGCCGGGTTTTCCGCCCACGGGTCAAGGCGACTCTGCTGGACGATACCGCCAACAAGGGGGGACGCCCGCATCTCGTGCGCGGCATCGTCTCCCGAAACGCAGAGCGCTACCAGGTCACCAGCACCGGCAACCAGAGCTCGGGGCGCCTGTCCTCGCTGGTCCTGGGCAACGCCCTGATGAAACTGGCGCCGGAAACGGCCTACGCAGCCGGGACCGAGGTCGAGGTCATCCTCCTGGACCGCGGCTTCGAGATGGAAGAGATGCACGATGCCGCTCTTTGA
- the modB gene encoding molybdate ABC transporter permease subunit: protein MDWSALLLSMKLGGMTVLLLIPAALFAARSLAYRRFWGKPLLEALLTVPLVLPPTVVGYYLLVGLGGRSWIGSTMERLFGQQLVFNFTGLVLASIVVNIPFAVQPMQRAFEAIPQDVRDAAACCGIGYWRALLTVELPLAWPGVLTALVLSFAHTIGEFGVVLMVGGNIPGETKTMAIAIYDSVQAFDFTSAGQMSLFLLLLSVLVLGLAGGLGRGFGRRHDLRRF, encoded by the coding sequence ATGGATTGGTCCGCGCTGCTTTTGTCGATGAAGCTTGGGGGGATGACCGTGCTGCTGCTGATACCGGCAGCCCTGTTCGCGGCGCGCTCCCTCGCCTACCGGCGTTTCTGGGGAAAGCCGCTTCTGGAAGCTCTCCTGACGGTGCCACTCGTGCTCCCTCCCACCGTGGTGGGATACTACCTCCTGGTCGGTCTCGGCGGACGCTCCTGGATCGGAAGCACCATGGAGCGGCTGTTCGGACAACAGCTGGTATTCAACTTCACGGGCCTCGTGCTCGCCTCCATCGTCGTCAACATCCCCTTCGCGGTCCAGCCCATGCAGCGGGCCTTCGAAGCGATCCCGCAGGATGTGCGGGACGCGGCGGCCTGCTGCGGCATCGGTTACTGGCGCGCGCTGCTGACGGTCGAGCTCCCGCTGGCATGGCCCGGCGTACTGACCGCGCTGGTGCTGAGCTTCGCCCACACCATCGGGGAGTTCGGCGTGGTGCTGATGGTCGGCGGCAACATCCCCGGCGAAACCAAGACCATGGCCATCGCCATCTACGACAGCGTGCAGGCCTTCGACTTCACCTCGGCGGGACAGATGTCGCTGTTCCTGCTGCTGCTTTCGGTTCTGGTGCTGGGGCTTGCCGGCGGCCTGGGCCGCGGCTTCGGGAGGCGGCATGACCTGCGCAGGTTCTGA